The Oncorhynchus tshawytscha isolate Ot180627B linkage group LG05, Otsh_v2.0, whole genome shotgun sequence genome includes a window with the following:
- the LOC112251182 gene encoding zinc finger protein Gfi-1-like, whose amino-acid sequence MPRSFLVKSKKAHSYHKPRSLEDDYSRLDTILAHICAENSNILDDSDALTGGDAIRGFSPDSHLVDTADFSSKSTLSCGDSVCSPASVYEDFWRPPSPSASPVDSEKSMSPPVDETRPFPVVPFRPYAWNSYSGSDIRHLVQQSLHHQHHHPMDLKRSPELGYYSDRAIEPTLFNRSPVAENDSDYRSAAGLFERAAAPGVGLYSEGNLYGKSPEIKAVSDLPCSRFILNGTYKCIKCSKAFSTPHGLEVHVRRSHSGTRPYACDICGKTFGHAVSLEQHKAVHSQERSFDCKICGKSFKRSSTLSTHLLIHSDTRPYPCQHCGKRFHQKSDMKKHTFIHTGEKPHKCQVCGKAFSQSSNLITHSRKHTGFKPFGCDLCSKGFQRKVDLRRHKESQHGLKPSN is encoded by the exons ATGCCTCGGTCCTTCTTGGTGAAGAGTAAGAAGGCGCACAGCTACCACAAGCCTCGGTCCTTAGAAGATGACTACAGTAGACTGGATACTATCTTAGCTCATATATGTGCAG AGAATAGTAACATTCTAGATGACTCGGATGCCTTGACAGGAGGCGATGCCATCCGCGGGTTCTCCCCAGACTCTCACCTAGTGGACACGGCTGACTTCTCCTCCAAGTCCACACTCAGCTGTGGGGACAGTGTGTGCAGTCCAGCTTCAGTTTATGAAGACTTCTGGCGGCCTCCATCGCCTTCAGCATCACCAG TAGATTCAGAGAAATCCATGTCTCCCCCGGTAGACGAGACACGACCCTTCCCCGTTGTTCCCTTCCGGCCCTATGCGTGGAACAGTTACTCTGGTTCGGACATCCGTCACCTGGTCCAGCAGAGTCTCcatcaccagcaccaccaccccaTGGACTTGAAGAGAAGCCCGGAGCTAGGGTACTACAGCGACCGGGCCATTGAACCAACCCTCTTTAACAGAAGTCCGGTAGCAGAAAATGACAGTGATTACCGGTCCGCTGCCGGTCTGTTCGAGAGAGCTGCCGCCCCCGGGGTAGGGTTGTACTCTGAAGGGAACCTGTACGGGAAAAGCCCAGAAATCAAGGCTGTGTCTGACTTACCCTGCTCACGGTTCATTCTGAATGGTACCTACAAGTGCATCAAATGCAGTAAG GCGTTTTCGACTCCCCATGGGTTGGAGGTCCACGTTCGCAGATCACACAGTGGCACGAGGCCCTACGCTTGTGATATCTGTGGCAAAACCTTCGGACATGCTGTCAGCCTCGAGCAACATAAAGCTGTGCACTCTCAG GAAAGAAGCTTTGATTGCAAAATATGCGGTAAAAGCTTCAAAAGGTCATCGACTCTCTCCACGCATCTCCTCATCCACTCTGATACACGGCCTTACCCATGCCAGCATTGCGGGAAGAGGTTCCACCAGAAATCAGACATGAAGAAACATACATTCATCCACACAG GTGAGAAGCCGCACAAATGCCAAGTGTGTGGGAAAGCGTTCAGCCAGAGCTCCAACCTCATAACGCACAGCCGGAAACACACGGGCTTCAAACCATTCGGATGCGACCTCTGCAGCAAGGGATTCCAGAGAAAAGTCGACTTAAGAAGACACAAAGAGTCACAACATGGACTAAAACCCTCAAACTAA